The genomic interval caaaaacaaatggcTCAGAGCAGGTGTTGTACTAATAGATAGACTAAAAGTTACTACCTAATTTTTCCTCAGTTTTAAATAGTGATCACACATTTTGTATAAAAGACACCTACACCTAGTGATGTGATATTATGGAAATTCATCACAAATAATGTCAGTAATATGTTttactttaatgtatttaaaaatatgCATGTGTTATTGTTTGTAGGTACTCCGGCTTTCTACAAATTAGAAAAGCTGTTGACCAACAAAAGAACTCTGAAGGATGTGGCAAAACTGAGCCCTCACCATCAGACTTCATCTGTGGAGGCATTCCATAGTGTGATCCTTCGCTTTGCCCCGAAGAATGTGGTTTTTCCCTTTATTGGAAAGCTGTGCAGGTAAATCAAATTAGGGTTACTTCAAACTTTGTAAGATGCAGCCTAAACTGTGCTTTAGTATGATCACCTGTGATTTTGTCTTCCATGTACTTCCAGACTGTACCTGGCTGCCATGTATTACAATGAAAATGCAGACAGACCACAGGCCAAAACCCAGGAAGGTGTACCTCTCTTCAAGGTCTACTTTCCAAAGGCTATGAAGGGacagtgcagagccaaaccccACAAGACAGAGCCAACATTCCGTTAGTGTTAatatcttttaatttttttaaccaaaCATGTTTTGAACCTGTTGTACTGGAAATTGCTCTCACGTgttaaaagattttcaaaaacaaaacacaacaaaaacccTGTCcttacaaatgaataaataaataactaaataaattaGTGGCAAGTACCAggatgtatttatttgtattgttttataaaaaataaataacaacaacagtaataataacaaaagtaaaaatgatctttgtgcttgtgttttatGAAACAGGGTATGTTGCTGACATGATGGACCTCATATTTGCCAAAGTCTTTGTGGACCCTACACCATACATGAACGCAATGTTGGCCATCCCAGTCCAAGAGGATTTGACTGCCCAGTATGAGCATCCTGACAAGGAGGAGGTCATTGCCAGTTATGTGTCCAGGTTCAACCGAGGGCCAGTCTAAATCCAACGTAGTGGCCTTCGGCATCAGGAAACTCCCTGCGGATGCGTAGGACCACACAGACTGGAATGACTACCCGGATTCTTCTTCCCAAgaagccccagcaccagctcaCAAAACTGCGATAGGCTAGATACCTGTAACGACTATAAACAATGGACACAATATTTAGTCTTGCAGAAATGTATTAATACTGTGTATTACAATTTTTTCTAATGTTGATTGCCTGATAGGCTTGCCCTGTgtttaaattattgtttaattattgttttggggtggttgttttatgtaaataaatGCTTGTGTGTCTACAGAAATGACCCGTgtgaatacataaaaaaaaatatgcacaacatctgtttatGAAAACTATACAAATGAAGAAATAGCAAATCCAATACATTAAACTGTACTTAAATTTGTCATGTGTTACTGCAGTTGCAAAATTATGGCTGCTAAAGCAAAACAAGAGATGATAACATCTTTGGTTTTTattctttgacattttacaaagaATGACTTACTGGTGTATTCCTCTCAGCTGTAGAGGACCATGGTCAGCTCTGTATATTTGACAGGCATTCTGCAAGGAGTAAACATTGAGGCACATAGGCTCCAACCCAGGATGGTCAGTCATACATGACACCTCCTCATCGACCTCTTGTAGACATCTGGTAACCTACAGtaaataacaaacagaaaatgtcatTGTAATTTATAAGTGTAAACAGTAGCCAAATTGAGGCAAATAACTTTTCAGTTTAGCTGTGCGattgcagtgtttcccctaccattctgTTGGGGGGGGCGGCCCACCCCGCCAACGCGGGCCCCCGCCCCCcttgaaaaacatgaaaatcttgACATTGATGAGCGCgcttgttgtctgtttctctgcacagtcggatgctatttacattttacacttttcattcaaataagcTAATGTAGCTgccacagatgtttattttcatctatgAGACCTACATTTATCTTCCGAAATCCAGCCCGTATTTAATctccaaaaagctgcaggtaaATTAATCGGCTTGTGTTATTCTACCGGTATGACAGTGAAGTTTTGACCACAGATCACCTCAGCAGACCTGGGCTGGGCTGCTCCGCCGCTCCGCTACGGGTGCGGCTGGTCTGGACTTCTCCCACGACGTCggagcaaatgtgcaaacaagcgTTATTTGGATATACTGGCGGCACAACTGGGAACTAAACGGCTACTTTCTCAcacaaaaaagctttaaaacctgatgttaccGTGCTATAGCggaatttaaaacagagttacgGCGGTTTCAAGTTAGCCAAAGCGAGGGGAGGTTtgcttcctgtttataaaataaaagcgcaAATTCCATCCTTatggttttctttataattaaaggacagcgggtgttttatttttgtgaaaatgaccagaagtGCGTTACTTACTACAGCTGGCTTGGGTAGCGCCGAATTAATTggaacaaaactttaaacagctcttattattatgttatgtaagcCAGCGTGTATGATCCTTGCAAGATAGCAAGTCAGCTGGCCTTGTATTGATGGCTAAATTTTTAAATAGattgtaatatatatattaatgttgttctgttgtgttgtaattaaattaaattgttcTATTCATTACCTTGAGGTTTGAGGAGTCGctgaatgtacattttcaatgtaaaacattttcagccgGACGAGCCCCCCCCCCAATCCCGTGGATACCACCCCGCCAACAAAAAaacctaggggaaacactggattGCTACCTGTGGTATCTccaaacagcagacattttCAACTTCCGTGGGCATAGTTGCACAGTTTCCACAGGAGCACCTATCCAAAAAACAGAAGGTGAAGATTTCACAAACATGAAATATCTCTGCAACCACAAGGTCTATTTGAATAATTGTGGTGTCATAGTAAAGGGAACACTTTGAGATGTGTAAATATCAGtatatgtgggttttttttacacgTCTGCCGTTTAATTTGACGTGCAACGTGACTATTATTTCATGATTAGTGCGATGGTGGCACTGTGTTAGCTCTGTATCTGTCATTGTCCCCCAATTGTGAGACTCTCGTTTGTGACGGAGAACTGCACAGTGCCTCAAATTTCAAGAAGACGTGTTTATGGTGCTTTGTAACGGGGTTAATTCAATATAATATGAACAACTATAAGTTACCCTTACTGTTAGCAGGACCTAGCATTAGCTACACATAGTAgcaactgtaacaacacatacaaacaaactgacattatttagacacactaaccattctgaaacgtcctgctgcagccgcagagtctgtgtttcttcaggagcctctccttctgggtccgattctggttCAAACTGGTAcggttgaacgacagcatctcgcTGAGCCATGGCGATACATCCACCgcaaacattagcgcatgctaccagTAGCGTAAGTgccatcctctccctgagaggggcgtgtcgCAGGTAAGGCCATCGAGCAAGGCTCTCCatgtaggcgttgacagacggagctcattagtatttaaaggtgcaggcacagaaacagactgttCTCAGGGAGAGCTCTGCAGAGCTCATTTGAGCAACTTTGAggcagctgaaattcaggaccacgcatgggtttggggcaatgcatatcGAATACCGAGCTGTtagacctctgacagctgtgtgaaattgatgaaaaacagtataatatgggacctttaagtaaTGGAGTTGTTTGCCTGACAACGATTAAGCTAGCCACTTTCACCTCGtgtaatgctaatgctaacgttacCGTACGTCGTCTGTGAAACGGTAGTACTTCATGGCTGTGGAAAAACGATGCGACTGGTGTTGTAGTGTGTCGGCTTTTCTATATTTACGTTATTATGAGGAACTCATACCTGAAAAGGGAGTATTTGAGTCAAGGAAGAACAGACACGACTTTTCCTCAGATCATGTGTGAATGACTGAAGGGAGGAAGCGAGGTGTTCCTTCATGTTACTCAAAAGGGCTACACTCTCTCTACTGGATCCCACTGGTAACTACTACTGGTGAATGaataacattttgaatataacacaagaaaacacaaaaatactgtTCTTCAACTGCTGCAACTGACAGTAACCATTATAAACATGAAGTGTCACATAACCTAAAAATGCTTAAGTGCTAAAATATGAGAACTTAGTTACTCTGCTACTTCAGCTGAACTACTGGTAAAGCATATTATTCCATCTGTCACACTGGCAGCActggagagagaggaacaggagagaaACAAGTGTGAGCATCTGTAGCACGAGAGGAGCAGAaaaatcagctgaaaaaaaaatccatattggGCTTCCATATTTCACACTTCAAAAACTGTTTAAACTCACTTAAACAATCACATTATTCACATGTGCAAATTCAAATGCTTCTGCAACAGTACATCCATGGTGTACACAGTGGGATCACAAGGTTCAAGAAAAGGTCAGGGCTGGTGAGGCCGGAAAAGATTGTGGAACCAGAAGCAGACTCAGGAGCAGAATGATAGTTAGGATATTTAATAACAGTTCAAATAACAAAGGCAGTTCAGGCCAGGCACAGGCCaggaaaaaagtcaaacaagAAAGTCCAAAAAAATCCTGGCAAAAGTAAAGGCAGGGCTCAGGCAAAAATCCAGTGTCAAACAGTCAGGCAAAAGGGTTCAATAAACAGGCAGACTGGCTAGACTCATATGGCTTAACAGAAACAGGGTTGGCAACGGATTGGCAGACAGAGCAAAGTATTTAAAATCATCAGGCAAAAATCACAGTCAAAAAACAGGCTTAGGTAAGAAGGCAGAAAAATCCAAGAAATAGCAATACATGAACAAGATGTAATAATCTTGCGAAGACTGTCAGTCCTGGTGTGGCTTTAAAAGCCAAGGCTGACAAGGAGAGTAGAAAAAGGTGCATAGCAGCAGGCACTGGTGATTGGATGCATCACTTGTCAGTCAACCTGGAGGCAGGGCAAAGGGAAAAACCTGGCATGGGTCACGCAGGCCAGCCAGGTCACCGACTAGGGAGGGTGGGTACTAAGCCGGAACGTGACAGAACAACTGTCTGAGCCAATGTGAAGttgaaaaaaaccaaacacaaaacagtaaaaacacgCAAAATGAGTATGTATAGTCATATTTTTCTGAACAACCACCTTCAACACTGAAACTCACCAtttaaccctctggactctatgctggccatttgtgtccacctcacttcctttttgttgatcattttagctgtgttaatgcatatggaatgatatttcccaagggtctggatttttggctgatctttcaattttcaaaacctgctctttaaatatgtcaatattatactgtgtatctacaattgtaccttatggctctatcgtggacacttttggccaattgaaacccattaaaaccacattttttaattccttgtgatttacagtataaaatcatataatttaggtaaaatggctttcattgtaaactcaacacttgaaaattttagtttttaatgttttttaccagattgtgtcattttccattttcgggcaagggagcaatttcagttaatattcttagtttccactaggggcgtatgatggcttcctgcactccaatggagcaaatgaatgacacaattttgacataggtgtgatcctaaggatgtcaggtaatgatgtgtgtttgtgcatgaaaaaaaaaaatagtattagcaagataaagtgacataaattacagtgtatcataccatacaagttttggtgaattactcttcttacaggttattgagctttgagtttccaaggcaaacctggctgtgatgcacaggttgaaaacacctgtaactttgatcttttcataaaaaaatgccacacacaactacacaatagcctttacattctcaaatagctactctccaaaaaaaaaaaggatcacaggtcatcttgacctctggcttctggggaaacaaaaacaaagtctgacactgtttataaatctgtcctggagtttttgcaggtgcagtcagtactaatgctataagtgagcctatcagctcccagatccttctttatctgtaggatggcgagaaggtcatatgccctgactgaggc from Sparus aurata chromosome 7, fSpaAur1.1, whole genome shotgun sequence carries:
- the LOC115584440 gene encoding uncharacterized protein LOC115584440 is translated as MDKISKEKECQKLQKWMRSINNHIYWTAATSSTGPERVAKWTSILNHVQDVHTHDDPLYPKCLHEVHQTRDKNKWLRAGTPAFYKLEKLLTNKRTLKDVAKLSPHHQTSSVEAFHSVILRFAPKNVVFPFIGKLCRLYLAAMYYNENADRPQAKTQEGVPLFKVYFPKAMKGQCRAKPHKTEPTFRYVADMMDLIFAKVFVDPTPYMNAMLAIPVQEDLTAQYEHPDKEEVIASYVSRFNRGPV